One Agelaius phoeniceus isolate bAgePho1 chromosome 8, bAgePho1.hap1, whole genome shotgun sequence genomic region harbors:
- the TMEM125 gene encoding transmembrane protein 125 — protein sequence MPELAELSSPRTPADVDHIQRNILEEHVELWWFQDPKKSILCYGMAVVLILACGIGGIILLYSTSSRSGEWRLAVGTTLCLLALLVLLKQLLSSAIQDMNCIRSRDQIELLKSGGFSDCLVLLLSALVLLVCGVVLTILSTTTMQLSPARPLASMFTSGVILLTAGSAILLCLLLYLLCTSCRRAAPRSLEAGDIRVFTISGRLAGNRRLPPTSSMANLI from the coding sequence AtgccagagctggcagagctgagcagccccCGCACCCCTGCGGATGTGGACCACATCCAGAGGAATATCTTGGAAGAGCATGTGGAGCTCTGGTGGTTCCAGGACCCCAAGAAGTCCATCCTGTGCTATGGGATGGCCGTGGTGCTGATCCTGGCCTGCGGGATTGGGGGCATCATCCTGCTGTACAGCACCAGCAGCCGGTCCGGAGAGTGGCGGCTCGCCGTGGGCACCACACTCtgcctgctggccctgctcgtgctgctgaagcagctgctgagctctgcaatCCAGGACATGAACTGCATCCGCAGCCGGGATCAGATCGAGCTCCTCAAGAGCGGAGGCTTCTCGGactgcctggtgctgctgctgagcgccctggtgctgctggtctGCGGGGTGGTGCTCACCATCCTCTCCACCACCACCATGCAGCTCAGCCCCGCACGGCCGCTGGCCAGCATGTTCACCAGCGGGGTCATCCTCCTGACTGCCGGCAGTGCCAtcctcctctgcctgctgctgtaCCTGCTGTGCACCTCCTGCCGCCGGGCGGCTCCCCGGAGCCTGGAGGCCGGCGACATCCGCGTCTTCACCATCTCCGGCCGCCTCGCTGGAAACAGGCGGCTCCCCCCCACCTCCAGCATGGCCAACCTGATCTGA
- the C8H1orf210 gene encoding type III endosome membrane protein TEMP yields the protein MPHHRTLLKHFPSLQSLNLSSNAKLMLSPAVFSNLGALRLLDLSSCSITHIHEDTFKGLGNLHTLLLRNNSLQELDVPFLLPLKALFHLDLQHNALVSVDPWSLQLLEMVPQVHLEGNPWACDCSAHTLQQWLRRRRAVQVTCVSPPELRGQEIAALDSQDLGCQVKQRFARELTTPQNITVTENNSTALPAGKGGRSWPYLVGFLVTAIGISILIALAAKCKLAHKNFASYRHRPLPEISSIGRSPMEDSSSWDRGSCGSHSITDAADLQAEDDDGFIEDNYIQPSEQLPTKEERELHRSI from the exons ATGCCCCATCACAGGACTCTCTTGAAGcacttcccttccctgcagtcTCTCAACCTCTCCAGCAATGCCAAGCTCatgctgagcccagcagtctTCTCCAACCTCGGGGCGCTGCGTCTGCTGgacctgagcagctgcagcatcacCCACATTCATGAGGACACTTTCAAGGGCCTGGGAAACTTGCACACCCTGCTTCTAAGAAACAACAGCTTGCAAGAGCTTGATGTCCCTTTCCTTTTGCCGCTGAAGGCTCTTTTCCACCTGGACCTGCAGCACAATGCGCTGGTCTCTGTGGACCCTTGGAGCCTGCAGCTGTTGGAGATGGTCCCACAAGTCCATCTGGAAGGGAACCCCTGGGCCTGCGACTGCAGCGCGCACActctgcagcagtggctgcGGCGCAGGCGAG ctgtgcaggtgACCTGCGTGTCCcccccagagctgaggggccaGGAGATCGCAGCTCTGGATTCTCAGGACCTGGGCTGCCAGGTTAAGCAGCGGTTTGCTCGTGAGCTCACCACACCACAGAATATCACAGTGACTGAGAACAACA GCACTGCACTGCCTgctgggaaggggggaaggAGCTGGCCATACCTGGTGGGATTCCTGGTGACAGCGATTGGCATCTCCATCCTGATTGCACTGGCTGCCAAGTGCAAGCTTGCCCACAAGAACTTCGCCAGCTACCGCCACCGGCCGCTGCCTGAAATCAGCTCCATCGGACGCAGCCCCATGGAGGatagcagcagctgggacaggggctcctgtgggagCCATTCCATAACTGATGCTGCTGACCTACAAGCTGAGGATGATGATGGCTTCATCGAGGACAACTACATCCAGCCCAGTGAGCAGCTGCCAACAAAAGAGGAGCGGGAGTTGCATCGCTCCATCTGA